From one Rhodoferax sp. PAMC 29310 genomic stretch:
- a CDS encoding NAD(P)/FAD-dependent oxidoreductase translates to MDAQLSPEVIDTTLAHDGPIETDAVIIGAGPVGLFQVFELGLLEVKVHVIDSLAYAGGQCIELYPDKPIYDIPAVPVCTGRELTDRLLKQIEPFGATFHFSQGVSTVQKQDDGRFFVETSIGVRFLTKTIFIAAGVGAFQPRTLKVEGLPAFENTQVFYNVKNPEDFAGKNLVIVGGGDSALDWALEFVKDTPHKAESVILIHRRDAFQAAPANIAKMRALCEAQEMQFMVGQVTGYEEADGRLTGAKVTGVDAVTRVVPLDMLLVFFGLSPKLGPIADWGLDIERKQLKVDTEKFSTSVPGIFAVGDINVYPGKKKLILCGFHECALAAFGAMPIIVPEKKVFLLYTTTSPKLHKVLGVESPVFD, encoded by the coding sequence ATGGATGCCCAACTGTCACCCGAGGTGATTGACACCACGCTCGCGCACGACGGCCCCATTGAAACTGACGCCGTCATCATCGGCGCCGGTCCCGTGGGTTTGTTCCAGGTGTTCGAGTTGGGCCTGCTGGAAGTCAAAGTCCATGTCATCGACTCGCTGGCCTATGCGGGCGGCCAATGTATTGAGTTGTACCCCGACAAGCCGATTTACGACATTCCTGCTGTGCCCGTATGCACTGGCAGAGAGTTGACTGACAGACTGCTCAAGCAAATTGAGCCCTTCGGAGCCACGTTCCACTTCAGCCAGGGAGTCTCCACGGTTCAAAAGCAGGACGATGGGCGTTTCTTCGTTGAAACATCCATAGGCGTCCGGTTTCTAACCAAAACCATCTTCATTGCCGCTGGTGTAGGCGCCTTTCAGCCTCGCACCTTGAAGGTGGAGGGCCTGCCCGCCTTTGAAAATACACAAGTCTTTTACAACGTCAAAAATCCTGAAGACTTTGCCGGGAAAAACCTGGTGATTGTGGGCGGCGGTGACTCGGCGCTGGACTGGGCGTTGGAATTCGTCAAAGACACGCCGCACAAAGCCGAAAGCGTCATCCTGATTCACCGCCGAGACGCCTTTCAGGCGGCACCGGCCAACATCGCCAAGATGCGGGCGCTGTGTGAGGCTCAAGAGATGCAATTCATGGTCGGCCAGGTCACAGGTTACGAAGAAGCAGACGGACGCCTTACTGGGGCGAAAGTCACCGGGGTTGACGCCGTGACCCGGGTTGTGCCATTGGATATGCTGCTGGTCTTTTTTGGCCTGAGCCCAAAACTCGGGCCGATTGCCGACTGGGGCCTGGACATTGAACGCAAGCAACTCAAAGTGGACACCGAGAAATTTTCAACCAGTGTTCCCGGCATCTTTGCGGTGGGAGACATCAATGTGTATCCCGGCAAGAAGAAGCTGATTCTGTGCGGCTTTCATGAGTGTGCTTTGGCGGCTTTTGGCGCCATGCCCATCATCGTGCCCGAGAAGAAAGTCTTTTTGCTGTACACCACCACCAGTCCCAAGCTGCACAAAGTATTGGGCGTCGAATCGCCCGT
- a CDS encoding sulfate adenylyltransferase subunit 1, with protein sequence MNATTSIAAPATVASSTAPKDTQSALKFITCGSVDDGKSTLIGRLLVDSRAVLQDQLANVSKTGEVDLAQFTDGLSAEREQGITIDVAYRYFNTAERKFIIGDAPGHEQYTRNMVTAASSADAAVVLVDATKLKWQTNALELLPQTRRHSLLVNMLRVPSIVFAVNKLDALEDASKPETLGQAAVAFDNISHALEAFAKAANIPVTAIVPISALKGHNVVEPAEGWCGYQGASLLDILEQLPATPAETETPFAFPVQWVEKFSSSSDTSQGRRVFWGRVATGVARVGQTISVLPSGQTAVIAQVLGHTRKPGDVIAGHSAGVVLDREVDVSRGDWLLAVEPKAADADEFDTAPGIFSPHRELKATVAWMDDEPLVAGRVYWALHGHRWIKAKIKRIVHKLDVNTLAEEDASQLDANAIGHVELTLQEAIATVPYSRSRVLGSLILVDTASHKTAGAVLIN encoded by the coding sequence ATGAACGCTACTACTTCGATAGCTGCTCCCGCAACAGTAGCTAGCTCTACAGCACCAAAAGACACTCAATCTGCACTCAAATTCATCACCTGCGGCTCCGTCGATGACGGCAAGAGCACGCTGATTGGCCGCCTGCTGGTGGACAGCCGCGCGGTCTTGCAAGACCAACTGGCCAACGTCTCCAAGACCGGTGAGGTCGATTTGGCCCAATTCACCGACGGCTTGAGCGCTGAGCGCGAGCAAGGCATCACCATTGACGTGGCCTACCGCTACTTCAACACGGCTGAGCGCAAGTTCATCATTGGCGACGCGCCCGGCCACGAGCAATACACCCGCAACATGGTCACGGCCGCCTCCAGCGCCGACGCGGCTGTGGTGCTGGTGGACGCCACCAAACTGAAGTGGCAAACCAATGCGCTGGAGTTGCTGCCGCAAACGCGCCGCCACTCTTTGCTGGTCAACATGCTGCGTGTGCCTTCCATCGTGTTCGCCGTCAACAAGCTGGATGCGTTGGAAGACGCCTCCAAGCCGGAAACGCTGGGCCAGGCCGCCGTGGCGTTTGACAACATCAGCCATGCGCTGGAGGCGTTTGCCAAAGCCGCCAACATCCCGGTGACCGCCATTGTTCCGATTTCGGCGCTGAAAGGCCACAACGTGGTCGAGCCCGCCGAAGGCTGGTGTGGCTACCAGGGCGCCAGCTTGCTGGATATTTTGGAGCAATTGCCCGCGACGCCGGCCGAGACGGAAACGCCCTTCGCCTTCCCGGTGCAGTGGGTCGAAAAATTCTCGTCATCCAGCGACACCTCGCAGGGTCGGCGTGTGTTCTGGGGCCGTGTGGCCACCGGCGTGGCACGCGTGGGCCAAACCATCTCCGTGCTGCCCAGTGGCCAAACGGCTGTCATTGCCCAAGTGCTGGGCCATACCCGCAAGCCTGGCGACGTGATTGCCGGACACAGCGCGGGTGTGGTGCTGGACCGCGAAGTCGACGTGTCGCGCGGCGACTGGTTGCTGGCAGTGGAGCCTAAAGCGGCTGATGCCGACGAGTTTGATACGGCCCCCGGCATCTTCAGCCCCCATCGCGAACTGAAAGCCACGGTGGCCTGGATGGACGATGAGCCATTGGTTGCCGGCCGCGTGTACTGGGCCCTGCACGGCCACCGCTGGATCAAAGCCAAAATCAAGCGCATCGTGCACAAGCTCGACGTCAACACATTGGCCGAAGAAGACGCCTCGCAGTTGGATGCGAACGCCATCGGCCACGTGGAGTTGACCTTGCAGGAAGCCATTGCCACCGTTCCCTACAGCCGCTCACGGGTGCTGGGATCGTTGATTCTGGTCGACACCGCATCGCACAAAACCGCCGGCGCTGTCTTGATCAACTGA
- the fdxA gene encoding ferredoxin FdxA: MTHTVTEACIKCKYTDCVDVCPVDCFREGPNFLTIDPDECIDCAVCIPECPVNAIYAEEDVPADQQHMTKLNAELALLPTWKSITKRKAPLDTAEEWKDKTGKLPQLER, from the coding sequence ATGACTCATACCGTCACCGAAGCCTGTATCAAATGCAAGTACACCGACTGCGTCGATGTCTGCCCCGTGGACTGCTTCCGCGAAGGCCCTAACTTCCTGACCATCGACCCCGACGAGTGCATTGACTGCGCCGTGTGCATTCCCGAGTGCCCCGTGAACGCCATTTATGCGGAAGAAGATGTGCCCGCCGACCAGCAGCACATGACCAAACTCAATGCTGAGTTGGCCCTCTTGCCCACCTGGAAGAGCATCACCAAGCGCAAGGCGCCGCTGGACACCGCTGAAGAGTGGAAAGACAAAACGGGCAAGTTGCCCCAGCTTGAGCGCTGA